A single genomic interval of Armigeres subalbatus isolate Guangzhou_Male chromosome 1, GZ_Asu_2, whole genome shotgun sequence harbors:
- the LOC134220066 gene encoding uncharacterized protein LOC134220066, whose protein sequence is MEQLREVLDGESYKLLTDNKVTDRSLMLLADSDLVTIGITAIGPRKIILAAIEKLYAIQLHSQSRSDDIEDTAHELNTERTGKQDLRAKLVEDAAFRNVVYNQLDQNIVPKVKHLHTMVQILCGQFERAIYDNKGYPTTNEQWRLAKDIIKTFPQLRHTRINENAPDESTFFWWKSGNASSDHSGYIYHRVRNIEK, encoded by the exons ATGGAACAATTACGGGAAGTGTTGGACGGCGAAAGCTACAAACTTTTAACAG ATAACAAAGTAACCGATCGTTCACTCATGTTGCTGGCCGACAGTGATTTGGTGACAATCGGAATTACTGCTATAGGGCCTCGGAAGATAATTCTGGCCGCTATCGAAAAGTTGTATGCCATCCAATTGCACTCACAATCTCGTTCTGATGACATTGAAGACACAGCTCACGAGCTGAATACCGAACGAACCGGTAAACAG GATCTGAGAGCTAAACTTGTCGAGGATGCTGCGTTCCGAAATGTTGTTTACAATCAGCTGGACCAGAACATTGTCCCGAAAGTAAAACACTTACATACAATGGTTCAAATTTTGTGTGGACAGTTCGAAAGGGCGATTTACGATAACAAGGG GTACCCCACAACAAACGAGCAGTGGAGACTGGCGAAAGATATTATCAAGACGTTTCCTCAATTGAGACATACGCGTATTAATGAAAATGCTCCAGATGAG TCGACATTTTTCTGGTGGAAAAGCGGAAATGCAAGTAGTGACCATTCCGGTTATATCTACCACCGAGTTCGCAATATTGAAAaatga